In Deinococcus sp. HSC-46F16, the following are encoded in one genomic region:
- the dxr gene encoding 1-deoxy-D-xylulose-5-phosphate reductoisomerase, with protein MKLTVLGSTGSIGTQTLDVARERGWQVGALAAGRNLELLEAQVREFRPEVVSVAPEAYAEARARLGDVRVIADPAELATLEADVVVNAMSGLPGLSPTRAALEAGRAVALATKEAMVTAADLIWGAARRGGGRLVPIDSEHTGVFQCLTGEHLDDVAELILTASGGPFRDGPADLSAVTPQQALKHPSWSMGQKITIDSATLMNKGLEVMECAALYGLPLSKVGVVVHPQSVLHAAVRFRDGSLKGQFGPTDMRLAIAYAIDAAPTGMTRPGDVQGARRGPEVAGHRGWPLTGQWEFREPDHARFPCLGLAYRAGEAGGLLPAALNAADEVAVPAFLAGEIGFTDISRLIERVLNETPPGELTWDALEETTRWATVRARELAAGVGA; from the coding sequence GTGAAGCTCACGGTTCTGGGCAGTACGGGAAGCATCGGCACGCAGACGCTGGACGTGGCGCGGGAGCGCGGCTGGCAGGTCGGGGCGCTGGCGGCGGGGCGCAATCTGGAGCTGCTGGAGGCGCAGGTGCGCGAGTTCCGCCCGGAGGTGGTCAGTGTGGCGCCGGAGGCCTATGCGGAGGCCCGCGCCCGCCTCGGAGATGTGCGCGTCATTGCGGACCCGGCCGAACTCGCCACCCTGGAGGCCGACGTGGTCGTCAACGCCATGAGCGGGCTGCCCGGCCTCTCCCCCACCCGCGCGGCGCTGGAGGCGGGGCGGGCGGTGGCGCTGGCGACCAAGGAAGCGATGGTCACGGCGGCGGACCTGATCTGGGGGGCGGCGCGGCGCGGGGGTGGGCGGCTGGTGCCCATCGACTCCGAGCACACGGGCGTCTTTCAGTGCCTGACCGGCGAGCATCTGGACGACGTGGCCGAGCTGATCCTCACGGCGTCGGGCGGCCCCTTCCGGGATGGCCCTGCCGACCTGAGCGCGGTGACGCCCCAGCAGGCCCTCAAGCACCCCTCGTGGAGCATGGGTCAGAAAATCACCATCGACTCGGCCACCCTGATGAATAAGGGGCTGGAGGTGATGGAATGCGCGGCGCTGTACGGGCTGCCGCTGTCAAAGGTGGGCGTGGTCGTGCATCCGCAGAGCGTGCTGCACGCGGCGGTGCGCTTCCGGGACGGCAGCCTCAAGGGGCAGTTCGGGCCGACCGACATGCGGCTCGCCATCGCCTACGCCATCGACGCCGCCCCCACCGGCATGACCCGCCCCGGCGACGTGCAGGGGGCGCGGCGCGGACCGGAGGTGGCGGGGCACCGGGGCTGGCCGCTGACCGGACAGTGGGAGTTCCGCGAGCCGGACCACGCCCGCTTTCCCTGCCTGGGGCTGGCGTACCGGGCCGGAGAAGCCGGGGGCCTGCTTCCCGCCGCCCTGAACGCCGCCGACGAGGTGGCCGTGCCCGCCTTCCTGGCCGGGGAGATCGGGTTCACCGACATTTCCCGGCTGATCGAGCGGGTGCTGAACGAGACGCCGCCGGGCGAGCTGACCTGGGACGCCTTGGAGGAAACGACCCGCTGGGCGACGGTCCGGGCGCGGGAGTTGGCGGCGGGGGTGGGGGCGTGA
- a CDS encoding site-2 protease family protein, with product MSVLQSIAAALTPVGLLWTLLLIGVATFLHELAHYALARWQGVAVHSFSVGMGPVLFKRRWRGTEWRLSLLPIGGYVEIDGMAPEEDGQGGLRQATRGFAALPAWGKVAVLLAGPLMNLVLALGLMTATFAGQGVAVPISDRARVQSVQPGSRAEALGLRPGDVIVALNGRDIPETRTVGGQSRPGWEGVRDLLATSGPKTLTVQRGEETREVTFDWQARVNGERQLLGIGYGPEVTYQRLSVPNAFATAVTTTTEAVPQILRAFGGLFARFFTLDLSRDENVSGPIGTAEIVSQAASVGFWALVQIATLLNLSLAFFNLIPIPGLDGGRILLVLVGSLRGRPLSFSQEQAINLAGFALVMLLMVFVVVRDVSRFF from the coding sequence GTGAGTGTCCTCCAGAGCATCGCGGCGGCGCTGACCCCGGTGGGGCTGCTGTGGACGCTGCTCCTGATCGGGGTGGCGACCTTCCTACACGAACTGGCGCACTACGCGCTGGCGCGGTGGCAGGGGGTGGCGGTGCATTCCTTCAGCGTGGGGATGGGGCCGGTGCTGTTCAAGCGGCGCTGGCGCGGGACCGAGTGGCGGCTGAGCCTGCTGCCCATCGGCGGATATGTGGAGATCGACGGCATGGCCCCCGAGGAGGACGGGCAGGGCGGCCTCCGGCAGGCCACGCGGGGCTTTGCGGCGCTGCCCGCCTGGGGCAAGGTCGCGGTGCTGCTGGCCGGGCCGCTGATGAATCTGGTGCTTGCGTTGGGGCTGATGACGGCCACCTTCGCCGGGCAGGGGGTGGCGGTGCCCATTTCCGACCGCGCCCGCGTGCAGTCGGTGCAGCCCGGCTCCCGTGCCGAGGCGCTGGGCCTGCGTCCAGGGGACGTGATCGTGGCCCTGAACGGCCGGGACATCCCCGAGACGCGCACGGTGGGCGGCCAGTCCCGGCCCGGCTGGGAAGGCGTGCGCGACCTGCTGGCGACGAGCGGCCCCAAGACTTTGACCGTGCAGCGGGGGGAAGAGACGCGGGAGGTCACCTTCGACTGGCAGGCGCGGGTGAATGGCGAACGGCAGCTCCTGGGCATCGGCTACGGCCCGGAGGTCACGTACCAGCGCCTGAGCGTGCCCAACGCTTTTGCCACCGCCGTCACGACCACCACCGAGGCCGTGCCCCAGATTCTGCGGGCCTTCGGGGGACTGTTCGCCCGCTTCTTCACCCTGGACCTTTCGCGCGACGAGAATGTCAGCGGTCCCATCGGCACCGCCGAGATCGTCAGCCAGGCGGCCAGTGTGGGTTTCTGGGCGCTGGTGCAGATCGCCACGCTGCTCAACCTGTCACTCGCCTTTTTCAACCTGATTCCCATTCCGGGGCTGGACGGCGGGCGCATCCTGCTGGTGCTGGTGGGATCGCTGCGGGGCCGCCCGCTGAGTTTCTCGCAGGAACAGGCGATCAACCTCGCGGGCTTCGCGCTGGTGATGCTGCTGATGGTGTTCGTGGTGGTGCGGGACGTGAGCCGCTTTTTCTGA
- a CDS encoding FAD-dependent oxidoreductase: MNGERETRTDVLVVGGGPAGLYAAFYAGWRGLTVRLLEARSELGGQLSALYPDKVIYDAPGSPQTRAGDLVRALESQLAPLAVAVHLGEVARTLEPDPAGGWLVGTDRDTYPADAVILAAGLGALLPREVRVPGAGTHPDVRADLPDPASLAGRRVLVVGGVPQATRAATELAAAGARVTLTHRRAGFRGDPGTLTALEAGRAAGTLEVLAPAVLDRLTPTGAVLTLGGEAREVEADTVLVLNGYLPDLSPLANWPLDWQGEYVPDGPGGETVLPGVYVVGDLARSGGDFKLLSVAFAQAAVAANYATHHVRPELKVRPGHSSEKGGYPARPAPEG, from the coding sequence GTGAACGGGGAGCGGGAGACGCGGACGGACGTGCTGGTGGTGGGCGGGGGTCCGGCGGGGCTGTACGCTGCCTTCTATGCGGGCTGGCGCGGCCTGACCGTGCGGCTGCTGGAGGCGCGGAGCGAGTTGGGCGGGCAACTGTCGGCCCTCTACCCCGACAAGGTGATCTACGACGCGCCCGGCAGCCCCCAGACGCGGGCCGGGGACCTCGTGCGGGCGCTGGAGTCACAACTTGCGCCGTTGGCGGTGGCCGTGCATCTGGGCGAAGTGGCGCGGACGCTAGAGCCCGACCCGGCGGGCGGCTGGCTGGTCGGAACGGACCGGGACACGTACCCGGCGGACGCGGTCATTCTGGCGGCGGGGCTGGGGGCACTCCTGCCACGTGAGGTGCGCGTGCCGGGGGCCGGGACGCACCCTGACGTGCGGGCCGACCTGCCTGACCCGGCCAGCCTCGCGGGACGCCGGGTGCTGGTGGTGGGCGGCGTGCCGCAGGCGACCCGTGCGGCGACCGAACTCGCGGCGGCGGGAGCGCGGGTGACCCTGACCCACCGCCGGGCGGGGTTCCGGGGCGATCCGGGGACGCTGACGGCGCTGGAGGCAGGGCGAGCGGCAGGCACGCTGGAGGTTCTCGCCCCGGCCGTGCTGGACCGACTGACGCCCACGGGCGCGGTGCTGACCCTGGGTGGCGAGGCGCGGGAGGTGGAGGCTGATACGGTGCTCGTCCTAAACGGCTACCTCCCCGACCTCTCCCCGCTCGCAAACTGGCCGCTGGACTGGCAGGGCGAGTATGTCCCCGACGGTCCCGGAGGCGAGACAGTGCTGCCCGGCGTGTACGTGGTGGGCGACCTCGCCCGGTCGGGCGGGGACTTCAAGCTGCTGTCGGTGGCGTTCGCGCAGGCGGCCGTCGCCGCCAACTACGCCACGCACCACGTTCGGCCCGAACTCAAGGTCCGGCCGGGGCACAGCAGCGAGAAGGGGGGGTATCCCGCTCGGCCCGCTCCGGAGGGCTGA
- a CDS encoding glycerol-3-phosphate acyltransferase encodes MAFLSALLLVLAFLVGSLPLGHWLLRRLGVDPRVNSAYNLGVENVLRRVGPGPAAASAGLDAAKGFLAVLMASAVGSPEVCVLAGLAAYLGHLNPPRFLYGDTPPRGRGNLVLLGVLAGLSVAGLSLWLTVLPVVVYAAVLGYWGYASGATLLGLLAFAVLVAVSPLGIPAKLGALGLLVAAAWRFKENLGRILDGTEPKAFADVPVAGKRADQVVTAFMIHPMTLENFWQSRRFAWMKPLVDRGVISEASVRRMAENLRPMKVGELHGIKTNEGKEIRCYLLSSPLLPDVFRDQPDLATRRAIEGARLAQELGAEVFGLGAFWSVVGNKGVDVQAAVPDLTITNGGAYTSGTIKAAIPGILRHFAETGRDLKRATAGIVGANGVVAFGIARTIAPQVGKVIMIGRDMERLERSANTLRRAARDTEIVTTTSYDTLREADLIFSATSDPNPVIFPEHVKPGAWIFDEGRPADAHESVLDVPGVRLIPGGVVRPPGGMTSNIDLQFGEGAVPACLAETLIIAATGEHHRKSLGPQTLTENINFFVEQADRLGFEVVD; translated from the coding sequence ATGGCGTTTTTGTCGGCCCTGCTCCTCGTGCTCGCATTTCTGGTGGGGAGCCTGCCGCTGGGCCACTGGCTGCTGCGGCGGCTGGGGGTAGACCCCCGCGTGAACAGCGCCTACAACCTCGGCGTGGAGAACGTGCTGCGGCGGGTCGGCCCCGGCCCGGCGGCGGCGAGCGCGGGGCTGGACGCCGCCAAGGGCTTCCTGGCCGTGCTGATGGCCTCGGCGGTGGGGTCGCCGGAGGTGTGCGTGCTCGCGGGGCTGGCGGCGTACCTGGGGCACCTCAACCCACCCCGGTTCCTGTATGGCGACACCCCGCCGCGTGGCCGGGGCAACCTCGTGCTGCTGGGGGTGCTGGCGGGGCTGTCGGTGGCGGGCCTGAGCCTGTGGCTGACGGTCCTGCCCGTGGTCGTCTATGCCGCCGTGCTGGGCTACTGGGGCTACGCGAGCGGGGCCACATTGCTGGGGCTGCTGGCCTTCGCCGTGCTGGTGGCCGTGTCGCCGCTGGGGATTCCGGCCAAGCTGGGGGCGCTGGGGCTGCTGGTGGCGGCGGCGTGGCGTTTCAAGGAGAACCTGGGGCGCATCCTCGACGGCACCGAGCCGAAGGCCTTCGCGGACGTGCCGGTGGCAGGCAAGCGGGCCGATCAGGTCGTGACCGCCTTCATGATTCACCCCATGACGCTGGAGAACTTCTGGCAGTCGCGCCGCTTCGCCTGGATGAAGCCGCTGGTGGACCGGGGCGTGATCAGCGAGGCCAGCGTGCGGCGAATGGCCGAGAACCTGCGGCCCATGAAGGTGGGCGAGCTGCACGGCATCAAGACGAACGAGGGCAAGGAGATCCGCTGCTACCTGCTGAGTAGCCCCCTCCTCCCCGACGTGTTCCGCGACCAGCCCGACCTTGCCACCCGGCGGGCCATCGAGGGGGCGCGGCTGGCGCAGGAACTGGGGGCCGAGGTCTTCGGGCTGGGGGCCTTCTGGAGCGTGGTGGGCAACAAGGGCGTGGACGTGCAGGCGGCGGTCCCCGACCTCACGATCACCAACGGCGGCGCGTACACCAGCGGCACCATTAAGGCAGCGATTCCGGGCATCCTGCGCCACTTCGCGGAGACGGGGCGCGACCTGAAACGGGCCACGGCGGGCATCGTGGGGGCCAACGGCGTGGTCGCCTTCGGCATCGCGCGGACCATCGCCCCGCAGGTCGGTAAGGTCATCATGATCGGGCGCGACATGGAGCGGTTGGAGCGCAGCGCGAACACCCTGCGCCGGGCGGCGAGGGACACCGAGATCGTCACCACCACGAGCTACGACACGCTGCGCGAGGCCGACCTGATCTTCAGCGCGACTTCCGACCCCAACCCGGTGATTTTCCCCGAGCACGTCAAGCCTGGGGCCTGGATCTTCGACGAGGGCCGCCCCGCCGACGCGCACGAGAGCGTGCTGGACGTGCCCGGCGTGCGCCTGATTCCCGGCGGCGTGGTGCGGCCCCCCGGCGGCATGACGAGCAACATCGACCTCCAGTTCGGCGAAGGCGCCGTGCCTGCCTGCCTCGCGGAAACGCTGATCATTGCCGCGACGGGCGAGCACCACCGCAAGAGCCTGGGGCCGCAGACCCTGACGGAGAACATCAACTTCTTCGTGGAGCAGGCCGACCGGTTGGGGTTCGAGGTGGTGGACTGA
- the ispH gene encoding 4-hydroxy-3-methylbut-2-enyl diphosphate reductase, giving the protein MIERIHLAKPRGFCAGVVMAIGAVEKAARQETGPLTVYHSIVHNHTVVERLERQGGVQFVESLDDISALPQGSETVVFSAHGVSPAVRERARALGLATIDATCPLVTKVHTEAKKYAREGYTILLIGDSARHQEVIGTRGEAPEHTIVVGVLGKTGEGLHDPYTVEVPDPERVVVLTQTTLSVDDTRRTVDILKARFPALVVPPSEDLCYATKNRQDAVKAIAPQVDAFLVLTSPHSSNGMRLLELARDLCGRAERLETAADLAGLNLTGIRALGITSAASTPDDLVQEVVAHFRALNPALTVVEEGEWENIEFREPKKILPTQELPRTMR; this is encoded by the coding sequence ATGATTGAACGCATTCACCTCGCCAAGCCGCGCGGCTTTTGCGCGGGGGTCGTCATGGCGATCGGGGCGGTGGAAAAGGCCGCCCGTCAGGAGACGGGGCCGCTGACGGTCTACCACTCCATCGTGCACAACCACACCGTCGTGGAGCGTCTGGAGCGGCAGGGCGGCGTGCAGTTCGTGGAAAGCCTGGACGACATCTCGGCCCTGCCGCAGGGCAGCGAGACGGTGGTCTTCAGCGCCCACGGGGTCAGCCCGGCGGTGCGCGAGCGGGCGCGGGCGCTGGGACTGGCCACCATCGACGCGACCTGCCCGCTGGTCACCAAGGTCCACACCGAGGCCAAGAAGTACGCGCGGGAGGGCTACACCATCCTCTTGATCGGCGACAGCGCCCGGCACCAGGAGGTCATCGGCACGCGCGGCGAGGCGCCCGAACACACCATCGTCGTCGGCGTCCTGGGCAAGACGGGCGAGGGGCTGCACGACCCCTACACGGTGGAGGTGCCCGACCCCGAGCGGGTGGTGGTGCTGACCCAGACCACGCTCAGCGTGGACGACACGCGGCGGACGGTGGACATCCTGAAAGCCCGCTTCCCGGCGCTGGTGGTCCCGCCCAGCGAGGACCTGTGCTACGCCACCAAGAACCGTCAGGACGCGGTGAAGGCCATCGCGCCGCAGGTGGACGCCTTCCTCGTGCTGACCAGCCCGCACTCCAGCAACGGTATGCGCCTGCTGGAACTCGCCCGCGACCTGTGCGGCCGGGCCGAGCGGCTGGAGACGGCGGCGGACCTCGCGGGGCTGAACCTGACGGGCATCCGGGCGCTGGGCATCACCAGCGCGGCGAGCACCCCCGACGACCTCGTGCAGGAGGTGGTCGCGCACTTCCGGGCGCTCAATCCGGCCCTTACAGTCGTCGAGGAAGGCGAGTGGGAGAACATCGAGTTCCGCGAGCCGAAGAAGATCCTGCCCACGCAGGAGCTGCCGCGCACAATGCGCTGA
- a CDS encoding phospholipase D-like domain-containing protein, whose translation MRPRLPRPLLGGLIALLTLLAAPGAEAAAQPLQAPGPLGLNLPPPDRAALDGLGLNACPEPTARLDRLLYERTGGQGAALSCGNRVEGLLHLPQADPAYSAQPRTPQGGYDALVAELGRTRRELVIANMIWDEGADAPGASVALAIAALRRDLAAHPERYPAGLTVRLLFGNTVRASAPLDPRANIYAAAEHLLAAGVPLTGDTVPGWRLELASYAYTYPHSHMKVIVQDGERVLAGGFNISINHLPGDAPGGRGLDLADQGIWVRGPVARHALAAVRDTWELGRLLTCTRRPRPGLLRRDCTLAAGPSPWPLVWPTPAAPAGEAHVYPLYRRNGYTGADQAMAELFGASRTRLDIIQSQIGGTFGCVGELSELAGCAPQRQLPVWRAVVSAIRDHGVTVRLLLDYDPALQAETLGLLRALRLELRGLGLDDHLQARWYGTEGGAHTKMVLVDDEMLVVGSHNLHFSSFGRTGLVEYSLATSDAAAIAEAQGLFDFEWARGTAVKTPWWLPALPGGV comes from the coding sequence ATGCGCCCCCGCCTGCCCCGGCCCCTGCTCGGCGGCCTGATCGCCCTCCTGACGCTGCTGGCCGCTCCCGGTGCAGAGGCCGCCGCCCAGCCCCTCCAGGCCCCCGGCCCGCTGGGGCTGAACCTCCCGCCGCCGGACCGCGCCGCCCTCGATGGCCTGGGCCTGAACGCCTGCCCCGAGCCGACCGCCCGCCTCGACCGCCTACTGTATGAGCGCACCGGGGGCCAGGGCGCGGCCCTGAGCTGCGGCAACCGGGTGGAGGGGCTGCTGCATCTGCCCCAGGCCGACCCTGCCTACAGCGCCCAGCCGCGCACCCCGCAGGGCGGCTATGACGCGCTGGTGGCCGAGCTGGGGCGGACCCGGCGCGAACTGGTGATCGCCAACATGATCTGGGACGAGGGGGCGGACGCGCCGGGGGCCTCGGTGGCGCTCGCCATCGCTGCGCTGCGCCGGGACCTCGCCGCGCACCCGGAGCGGTACCCGGCGGGGCTGACAGTGCGGCTGCTGTTCGGCAACACGGTGCGGGCGAGTGCGCCCCTCGACCCCCGCGCCAACATCTACGCGGCGGCCGAGCACCTGCTGGCGGCGGGCGTGCCCCTGACTGGAGACACGGTCCCCGGCTGGCGGCTGGAACTCGCCAGCTACGCCTACACCTACCCGCACAGCCACATGAAGGTGATCGTGCAAGACGGCGAGCGGGTGCTCGCGGGCGGCTTCAACATCAGCATCAACCACCTGCCGGGGGACGCGCCGGGGGGGCGGGGCCTCGACCTCGCGGACCAGGGCATCTGGGTGCGTGGTCCGGTTGCCCGGCACGCCCTCGCCGCCGTGCGCGACACCTGGGAACTGGGACGCCTCCTTACCTGCACCCGGCGCCCCCGCCCCGGCCTGCTGCGCCGCGACTGCACGCTGGCGGCGGGGCCGTCCCCCTGGCCGCTGGTCTGGCCGACTCCGGCAGCCCCGGCGGGGGAGGCCCACGTCTATCCCCTCTACCGGCGGAACGGGTACACCGGGGCGGATCAGGCCATGGCCGAGCTGTTCGGCGCCTCCCGCACCCGGCTGGACATCATTCAGTCTCAGATCGGGGGCACATTCGGCTGCGTGGGTGAGCTGTCCGAGCTGGCGGGGTGTGCCCCGCAGCGCCAGCTTCCAGTGTGGCGGGCGGTCGTGTCCGCCATCCGTGACCACGGGGTGACGGTCAGGCTGCTGCTCGACTACGACCCCGCCCTGCAAGCCGAGACCCTGGGCCTGCTGCGTGCCCTGCGCCTCGAACTGCGCGGGCTGGGGCTGGACGACCACCTCCAGGCCCGCTGGTACGGCACCGAGGGCGGCGCCCACACCAAGATGGTGCTGGTAGATGACGAGATGCTGGTGGTGGGCAGCCACAACCTCCATTTCTCGTCGTTCGGTCGCACTGGCCTCGTCGAGTACTCGCTGGCGACCAGCGACGCGGCGGCCATCGCGGAGGCGCAGGGCCTCTTCGACTTCGAATGGGCACGCGGGACGGCGGTCAAAACGCCGTGGTGGTTGCCCGCCTTGCCGGGCGGGGTGTAG
- a CDS encoding MOSC domain-containing protein, which translates to MRLLSVHVGQPTAVQVGPRQIVSGIRKHAVPGRIGVTAAGLDGDHVLNRKHHGGPDQAVYVYTREDYAHWEEALGKPLEPGTFGENLLLEGLESAGIAIGERFRVGGVLLEVTASRIPCATLGARMGDAGFVKQFAAARRPGFYTRVLEGGDVGAGDPVTREAGPAGAPRVVDTFDLWFTAQPPREELQRWLTYPLAVRLRRGVEELLAAQDRPNPAPSPVG; encoded by the coding sequence ATGAGGCTTCTCAGCGTTCACGTGGGCCAGCCCACCGCCGTGCAGGTCGGACCCCGCCAGATCGTCAGCGGCATCCGCAAACACGCGGTGCCCGGCCGGATCGGGGTCACGGCGGCGGGGCTGGACGGCGACCACGTCCTGAACCGCAAGCACCACGGCGGCCCCGATCAGGCCGTCTACGTCTACACCCGCGAGGATTACGCCCACTGGGAGGAGGCCCTGGGCAAGCCACTGGAACCGGGCACCTTCGGCGAGAACCTGCTGCTGGAGGGACTGGAATCGGCCGGGATCGCGATCGGGGAACGCTTCCGGGTGGGAGGCGTGTTGCTGGAAGTGACCGCCTCCCGGATTCCCTGCGCGACGCTGGGGGCGCGGATGGGGGATGCGGGCTTCGTCAAGCAGTTTGCGGCGGCCCGTCGCCCCGGCTTCTACACCCGCGTGCTGGAAGGCGGCGACGTGGGCGCGGGTGACCCGGTGACCCGCGAGGCTGGCCCCGCCGGAGCGCCCAGGGTCGTGGACACCTTCGACCTGTGGTTCACTGCCCAGCCCCCCCGCGAAGAGCTTCAGCGCTGGTTGACGTACCCACTCGCCGTGCGGCTGCGGCGGGGCGTGGAGGAACTGCTGGCCGCCCAGGACCGCCCGAACCCCGCCCCTTCCCCGGTCGGCTGA
- a CDS encoding GNAT family N-acetyltransferase, which yields MSRSHEEERRRLLAAYDAQLREQAEMSGATSHDRDGPLWRGKFGARGLVSYRSLEGCTGQALDDLIAQTVAHYAADPTITSAEWKTRGHDLPTDLPDRLRAHGFQPEEAETVMVGEARHLAGPVTLPSGVRLRRIDDQPDPLPDVTRAADTQSRVFGFPFRPEELMRRLERHRGHIELWIAETADGVVCVGRLEVVPGTEFAGLWGGGTLPEWRGQGIYRALTAARAQSALDRGVRYLHSDSTDASRPILERSGLLPVTTTTPYVWERP from the coding sequence ATGTCGAGGTCCCATGAGGAAGAACGGCGCCGGTTGCTCGCGGCCTACGACGCGCAGCTCAGGGAGCAGGCCGAGATGTCGGGCGCCACGAGCCACGACCGCGACGGACCGCTGTGGCGCGGAAAGTTCGGGGCACGGGGCCTGGTTTCGTACCGTTCGCTGGAGGGCTGTACGGGTCAGGCCCTGGATGACCTGATCGCACAGACGGTGGCGCACTACGCCGCCGACCCCACCATCACCTCCGCCGAGTGGAAGACGCGGGGGCATGACCTCCCCACTGACCTCCCCGACCGTCTGCGGGCACACGGCTTCCAGCCCGAGGAGGCGGAAACTGTCATGGTCGGCGAAGCGCGGCACCTCGCCGGGCCAGTCACCCTGCCAAGCGGCGTCCGGTTGCGCCGCATCGACGACCAGCCCGATCCCCTCCCCGATGTCACGCGGGCGGCCGACACGCAAAGCCGGGTGTTCGGCTTCCCATTCCGGCCCGAGGAGCTGATGCGGCGGCTGGAGAGACACCGCGGCCACATCGAACTCTGGATCGCGGAAACCGCGGACGGGGTCGTCTGTGTCGGCCGCCTGGAAGTGGTGCCGGGCACGGAATTCGCGGGCCTGTGGGGGGGCGGGACGCTGCCCGAGTGGCGCGGCCAGGGCATTTACCGGGCGCTGACCGCCGCCCGCGCACAGTCGGCGCTGGACCGGGGCGTCCGCTATCTGCACAGCGACAGCACGGACGCCTCGCGGCCCATTCTGGAACGCAGCGGCCTGCTGCCCGTCACGACGACGACGCCCTACGTCTGGGAGCGCCCCTAG
- the msrA gene encoding peptide-methionine (S)-S-oxide reductase MsrA: MTSPNGGQTEQAILAGGCFWCTEAVMKDVRGVTKVESGYIGGHTPNPDYRSVCSGTTGHAEAVRVTFDPAQVSFRDLLTLFFATHDPTTLNRQGADMGTQYRSAVFPLNSEQEQTTREVMADLTAQGIFDRPIVTTVEPATEFYVAEDYHQDYYANNSRQPYCMAVIAPKVAKLRKEYGDRLRA, translated from the coding sequence ATGACTTCACCGAATGGCGGGCAGACCGAACAGGCGATTCTGGCGGGCGGGTGCTTCTGGTGTACGGAGGCCGTCATGAAGGACGTGCGCGGTGTGACGAAGGTGGAAAGCGGCTACATCGGCGGCCACACCCCCAACCCCGACTACCGCAGCGTGTGCAGCGGCACGACCGGGCACGCCGAGGCGGTGCGGGTGACCTTCGACCCCGCGCAGGTGAGCTTCCGCGACCTGCTCACTCTCTTTTTCGCCACCCACGACCCCACCACCCTCAACCGCCAGGGCGCCGACATGGGCACCCAGTACCGCTCGGCAGTGTTTCCGCTGAACAGCGAGCAGGAGCAGACCACCCGTGAGGTGATGGCCGACCTGACCGCGCAGGGCATCTTCGACCGCCCCATCGTGACCACGGTCGAACCCGCGACCGAGTTTTACGTTGCCGAGGATTACCACCAGGACTACTACGCCAACAATTCGCGCCAGCCCTACTGCATGGCCGTGATCGCGCCCAAGGTGGCGAAGCTGCGCAAGGAGTACGGCGACCGCCTGCGGGCCTGA